Genomic segment of Streptomyces sp. NA02950:
TTCATCGGCGACGATGACCTCCGGGCGGAGGGCGAGTCCGCGGGCGATGCCGACGCGCTGGCGCTGACCGCCGGAGAACTGGTGCGGATAGCGGTTGATGTGCTCGGGGTTGAGGCCGACGACGTCCAGCAGCTCCTGGACCCGGCGCCGCCGGTCGCCCTTGGGCGCGGCCTCGGGGTGGATCTCGTACGGCTCCCCCACGATGTCCCCCACCGTCATCCGGGGGTTGAGCGAGGTGTACGGGTCCTGGAAGACCATCTGGATGTTGCGCCGGACATGGCTGAGCGCCCGGCCGGAGAGTGCGCTGATGTCCTCGCCCCGGTAGCGGATCGCCCCGGCGGTCGGCCGCTCCAGGTTGACCAGCAGCCGGGCGACGGTGGACTTGCCGCAGCCGGACTCGCCCACGATGCCGAGCGTCTCGCCGCGCCGCAGGTCGAAGGAGACGGTGTCGACGGCCCGGACCGCGCCGATCCGCCGTTTGACCACCACGCCCCGGGTGAGCGGGTACAGCTTGGCGAGGTCGCGAACCTCGAGAACGGGCTCAGCGGGCTCAGCGGGCTCAGCGGGCGGCTCAGGCATCGAGTTCGTCCTTCCAGAAGTGGCAGGCGCTGGCCCGTCCGGGCGCGACTGCGTCCGTGGCGTCCAGCGCGTCCGGCACCTCGTACAGCGGCGGGCGTTCGGTGCGGCAGAGCTCCTGGGCACGTGGGCAGCGCGGGTGGAAGGGGCAGCCGGTGGGGACGGTGAGCAGACTGGGCGGCAGGCCCTTGATGGCGTACAGCTCCTTGCCCTTGTGGTCCACCCGGGGAATGGAGTCCAGCAGTCCGCGGGTGTACGGATGGGCCGGGCGCCGGTACAGCTCGCGCACCGGCGCGGTCTCCACGATCCGCCCGGCGTACATCACGGCGATGCTGTCCGCGACGTCCGCGACCACCCCGAGGTCATGGGTGATGAGGATCAGACCCATGGCGTACTCCCGGCGCAACTCGTCGAGCAGATCCATCACCTGGGCCTGGACGGTGACGTCGAGGGCGGTGGTGGGTTCGTCGGCGATGATCAGCTCCGGCTCCAGGGCGATCGCCATGGCGATCATGATCCGCTGGCGCATCCCGCCGGAGAACTGGTGCGGATAGTCGTTCACCCGCGCCGTCGCCGCGGGGATGCGGACCCGGTCCATCAGCTCGACCGCCCGCGCCCGGGCGTCCTTGCGGGACATCCCGCGGTGCACCTCGTACATCTCGGCGAGCTGGGCGCCCACTGTCAGAACGGGGTTGAGGGCCGACAGCGCGTCCTGGAAGATCATCGCCATCGCGGCGCCGCGCACCGAGCGCCGTTCCCGCGGGCCCATCGTCAGCAGGTCACGCCCCCGGAAGAACACCTGGCCGCCGGTGACGAAGGCGGGCGGGGTGTCGAGAATGCCCATGACGGCCTGGGCGGTCACCGACTTGCCGGAGCCGGACTCGCCCAGGACGGCCAGTGTCCGGCCGGCGTCCACGCCGTAGCTGACCCCGGCGACGGCCTCGGCGACGCCGTCCCGGGTGCGGATTTCGACCCGGAGGTCGCGTACGTCCAGCAAGCGGGTCACGGTGGCTCCTCGGGGCGGTCGGCGGGCTCCTCGGCGCGGCTCGGCGCTCTCAGCGCGGCTCGGCGCTCTCAGCGCAGCTTGGGGTCCAGGGCGTCGCGCACCGCGTCGCCGAGCATGATGAAGGCGAGGACGGTGATGCTGAGCGCGCCCGCGGGCCACAGCAGCATGTGCGGGGCGTTGCGGATCTGGGAGGAGGCGGAGGAGATGTCGATCCCCCAGGAGACGGTGGGCGGTTTGAGCCCCACGCCGAGGAAGGACAGCGTCGCCTCCAGGGCGATGTAGGTGCCCAGGGCGATGGTCGCCACCACGATCACCGGGGCGACCGCGTTGGGCGCGATATGGCGCAGCAGGGTCCGGCCGCTCCCCGCCCCCAGGGCCCGCGCCGCCTGGACGTAGTCGTGCTGTTTGACGGTGACGACCGAGCCGCGGGCGATCCGGGAGATCTGCGGCCAGCCCAGCAGCACGATGAAGCCGACCACCGGCCAGACCGAGCCGCTGGTGACGACGGACAGGAAGACCAGTCCGCCCAGCAGGATCGGGATGCCGAAGAAGACATCGGCGAGCCGGGAGAGCAGCGCGTCCCACCAGCCGCCGAAGAACCCGGCGAGTCCGCCCAGCACGCTGCCGAGCAGGGCCGCCCCGGCGGTGGCGCAGATGCCGACGGTGATGGAGGCGCGGGCGCCGTAGACGGTGCGGGTGTAGACGTCGCGGCCCTGGAGGTCGTAGCCGAAGGGGTGGCCGGGCGCCGGGCCCTCCTGGGCCTTGGCCAGATCGCCCTGGTACGGATTGCCGTCGGCGATCAGCTGCGGCCAGATCGCGATGGTGACGAGGAAGAGGATCACCAGCGCGGAGACGATGAAGACCGGGTTGCGGCACAGATCGTGCCAGGCGTCCGACCACAGCCCGCGGCTGCCGGGGACGTCGTCGCCGGTCCGGAGGTGACGGCGCCAGGGCGCGCGGCGCGGCGCCCGCGGCGGCCCGCCGCCGCCCTGGAGGGTCTCGGCGCCGGAGGCGGCGAGGTCCATCGGCCCGCCGCCGCCCGCGGCCGGCGCGAGCGCCTCGGTCATGTCGAGCTGCGTCTCATAGGGCTCAGGCATAGCGGATCCTCGGGTCGAGCACGGCGTAGAGGAGGTCGACAAGGAGGTTGGCGAGCAGGAAGACGATCACCAGGATGGTGACGAAGCCGACCACGGTCGGTGAGTTCTGGCGCAGGATGCCCTGGTAGAGCTGGAAGCCCACGCCGTGGATGTTGAAGATCCGCTCGGTGACGATGGCCCCGCCCATCAGCGCGCCGACGTCGGTGCCGAGGAAGGTCACCACCGGGATCAGCGAGTTGCGCAGCAGATGGCGGGTGACGATCCGGCGGCGCGGCAGCCCCTTGGCGACGGCGGTGCGGACGTAGTCGGCGCGGGCGTTCTCCACCACGGAGGTGCGGGTCAGCCGGGTGGTGTACGCGAGCGAGACCAGCCCCAGCACCACACCGGGCAGCAGCAGTTGGAGGAACGGCGCCTCCGGCGAGACCGACGGCCGGGCCAGCCCCCACCTCACCCCGAACAGATACTGGAGCACGGTGCCGCTGACGAAGGTCGGGATGGAGACCACGACCAGGGTGAGCAGCAGCACCGAGGTGTCCAGCCCCCGGCCGCGGCGCAGTCCGCTGAGGACGCCGAGGGTGACCCCGAGCGCCATCTCGAAGACGACGGCCACCACGGTCAGCCGCAGGGTGACCGGAAAGGCCCCGGCCATCAGCTCGGTGACCGGCTGTCCGTTGAAGGCGGTGCCGAAGTCCCCGCTGAACACCTGCCCCATGTAGTGGACGTACTGGCTCCACAGCGGTTCGTCGAGGTAGAGGTCCTCGCGGATACGGGCGGCGGTGGCCGGGTCGGGGGCCTTGTCACCGAAGAGCGCGGCCACCGGGTCACCGAGCGCGTAGACCATGAAGAAGATCAGGAAGGTGCTGCCGATGAACACCGGGATCATCTGCAACAGCCGCCGGAGCACATAGCGGCTCATGGTCAGCTGACCTTGATCTGGTGGTAGACCGGGACGCTGAACTGGTTGAGGACCACATCGCTCAGCCGCTCCGAGTAGCCCGCGCTGCCGTTCTGGTACCACAGCGGGATGGCGGGCATCTGCTCGGCGAGGATCTTCTCCGCGTCCTGGAAGGAGGTGATGGCCGCGCCGGTGGCGGAGGCGGCGTTGGCCTGGTTGACCAGCCGGTCGAAGCCGGTGTCGCTCCAGTGGCCGTCGTTGGAGGAGGCGCCGGTGTAGTACAGCGGCTGGAGGAAGTTCTGGATCAGCGGGTAGTCCATCTGCCAGCCCGCCCGGAACGGCCCGGTCATCTGCTTACCGGCCATCCTGTTGCGGTAGTCGGCGAAGGTGCCGACCGGTTTGCCGACGCACGCCCGGTCGCTGCGGAGCGTGGTGTTGATGCTGTTGCAGACCGCGTCGACCCAGTCCTTGTGGGAGCCGGTGTCCGCGTTGTACGTGATGGTCATCCGGCCGCCGGGCAGCCCGCCCGCCGCCTCGATCAGCTTGCGGGCCCGCTTGGGGTCGTAGGCGCAGGCGTCACCGCACAGCCCCGGCCGGTAGCCGCCCTCGCGGCGCAGCACCGGGGAAGTCCAGTCGCTGGCGGGGGTGCGGGTCCCGCGGAAGATCCGTTCGGTGATCTGCTCCCGGTTGATCGCCATCGAGATGCCGCGGCGCAGCTTCGCCTTGGCGGGGCCGCGCCAGGCGCTGTCGTACATCGGGAAGGTGAGGGTCTGGATGATCCCGGCGGGCTGGTTGATGTAGCGGTTGCCGAGGTCGGCGCGGACGAACTTCAGCTGCTGCGCGGGGACATCGTCCACCAGGTCCAGATTGCCCGCCTGGAGATCGGTGTAGGCGGTGTTGGAATCGGTGTAGACCCGCAGGTCCACGCCCTTGTTCCGGGCCTTGTCGGGGCCCCGGTAGCCGTCCCAGGCGCGCAGCTTCATCACGGCGCCCTTGGTGTAGGACCGCACCTCGTACGGGCCGTTGCCGACGGGCCGCTTCAGCCAGGCGGCGTGGTGGGTGAAGAACGCCCGGGGCAGCGGTACGTAGGCGTTGTAGCCGAGCGTCTTGGGCCAGGTGGAGAACTTCTGGGTGAGCCGGACGGTGAAGGTGCGGTCGTCCTTGACCCGCAGCCCGGAGAGGGTTTTCGCGGTCGGGCTGCCGGAGACGGGGTGGACCTTGTCGTATCCCTCGATGTACTCGAAGAAGTAGGCGTTGCGCTGCTTGTTGTCGAGCAGCGCGCCGTAGTTCCACGCGTCCACGAAGGACCGGGCGGTCACCTTCTCGCCGTTGGCGAAGTGCTGGCCCTTTTTGATGGTGACGGTGTAGTTGCGCTGGTCGGAGGTGGTGATCCGGTCCGCGAGCGCGTCCTTGGCCTCGCCCGTCCGCGGGTCGTAGGTCTTGAGCCCGCGGAAGATCATGTCCAGCACCTTGCCGCCCTGGACCTCGTTGGTGTTCGCCGGTTCCAGCGGGTTGGGCGGGTCGCCCCAGGAGGAGCGGACGATCCCCGAGCCGGAGCCGCTGTCACCGCCGCCGCAGGCCGTGGCGGTCAGCGCGACCACGGCCACGAGGGCCGTGGCGCATCCGGCGCCCAGCGTGCGGCGGGTACGCCTGCGGTGCGATGCGGTGCGCATGGCGCCTCCCGAGGATCCGGTCCAAGATCCGCCTTAGGCCCCTATGGCATCCCGGGGCCGGGCGGCTCGCACCTCCACCGCGGCTGTCCGTGGCAACGCCCGGGAACGGCGGGGCGGGGCGTCACCCGGACGGGGCGAGGGCGCCCGGACCGTGTCGGCGGTCCGGGCGCCCTCGTGCGGTGTTCCTCGGCGCGGATCAGGCGTGCACGACGTCCTTCTCCTCCGCGAAGTGGCACGCCGACTCATGGGCGGCCGGGGTGTCACTGCCCGCGAACCGCTCCGGGACGGCGAGCAGCGGCACCTCCTTGGCGCACTTGTCCTCCGCCTTCCAGCAGCGGGTGCGGAACCGGCAGCCGGAGGGCGGGTTGGCCGGGGAGGGCACATCACCCGCGAGGATGATCCGCTCCCGGCCCTCGCGCGACTCCGGGTCGGGGACCGGGACGGCCGACAGCAGCGCCTGGGTGTAGGGGTGCGTCGGGTGGTCGTAGATCTCGGTGTCGCTGCCGATCTCGGCCATCTTGCCCAGGTACATCACACCGACCCGGTCGGAGATGTGCCGGACGATGGACAGGTCGTGCGCGATGAAGATGTAGGACAGGTTGAACTCGTCCTGGAGCTTCTCCATCAGGTTGATCACCTGCGCCTGCACGGAGACGTCCAGCGCCGAGACCGGCTCGTCGCAGATGATGATCTCGGGGTTGAGCGCGAGACCGCGCGCGATCCCGATGCGCTGCCGCTGACCGCCGGAGAACTGGTGCGGATAGCGGTTGATGTACTCCGGGTTCAGGCCCACGACGTCCAGCAGCTCCTGGACCTTGCGCCGGCGGTCCCCCTTGGGCGCGACCTCCGGGTGGATCTCGTACGGCTCGCCGATGATGTCGCCCACCGTCATCCGCGGGTTGAGCGAGGTGTACGGGTCCTGGAAGACCATCTGGATGTTGCGGCGGACGGCCCGCAGCGCGCGGCCGGACAGCCTGGTGATGTCCTGGCCCTTGTAGAAGACCTCGCCGGCGGTGGCGGTCTCCAGGGTCATCAGCAGCTTGGCGACGGTGGACTTGCCACAGCCGGACTCGCCCACGATGCCCAGGGTCTCGCCCTGGTAGAGGTCGAAGGAGACCCCGTCGACCGCCTTGACCGCGCCGATCTGCCGCTTGAACAGGATGCCCTGGGTCAGCGGGAAGTGCTTGACCAGATTGCGCACCTGGAGGATCGGCTCACCGCGCTCGACGGGCGCCTCGAGGGCCTCCACGGCCGCCTCTTCGGTGGCCCCCTCGAACGTGTCCACCTCCGTGACGTTGGGGGTGGCGTCCTGGATGTCGTCGGACCGGTCCGCGGCCGCGTTCTTCTCGAGCTCAGCCATGGATGGTCTCCTTCCAGAAGTGGCACGCGCTGCCGCGCCCCGGCAGTTCCGTGCCGTCCTGCTCGGTGACCGGGTGCAGCGCCGGGACCTCGGTGGTGCAGATGTCCTGCGCCTTGGGGCAGCGCGGGTTGAAGGCACAGCCCGAGGGGATCTTGAGCAGATTGGGCGGCAGGCCCTTGATCGCGTAGAGCTCCTGGCCCTTGCGGTCCAGCCGCG
This window contains:
- a CDS encoding ABC transporter ATP-binding protein → MPEPPAEPAEPAEPVLEVRDLAKLYPLTRGVVVKRRIGAVRAVDTVSFDLRRGETLGIVGESGCGKSTVARLLVNLERPTAGAIRYRGEDISALSGRALSHVRRNIQMVFQDPYTSLNPRMTVGDIVGEPYEIHPEAAPKGDRRRRVQELLDVVGLNPEHINRYPHQFSGGQRQRVGIARGLALRPEVIVADEPVSALDVSVQAQVVNLMERLQDEFGLSYVFIAHDLSVVRHICDRVAVMYLGRFAETGTDTEIYEHPTHPYTQALLSAVPVPDPGARARRTRILLSGDVPSPADPPSGCRFRTRCWKARDRCAVEVPELAVPQEFRTTPGPAAHASACHFAAERVAVAPGSG
- a CDS encoding ABC transporter ATP-binding protein, with protein sequence MTRLLDVRDLRVEIRTRDGVAEAVAGVSYGVDAGRTLAVLGESGSGKSVTAQAVMGILDTPPAFVTGGQVFFRGRDLLTMGPRERRSVRGAAMAMIFQDALSALNPVLTVGAQLAEMYEVHRGMSRKDARARAVELMDRVRIPAATARVNDYPHQFSGGMRQRIMIAMAIALEPELIIADEPTTALDVTVQAQVMDLLDELRREYAMGLILITHDLGVVADVADSIAVMYAGRIVETAPVRELYRRPAHPYTRGLLDSIPRVDHKGKELYAIKGLPPSLLTVPTGCPFHPRCPRAQELCRTERPPLYEVPDALDATDAVAPGRASACHFWKDELDA
- a CDS encoding ABC transporter permease; translated protein: MPEPYETQLDMTEALAPAAGGGGPMDLAASGAETLQGGGGPPRAPRRAPWRRHLRTGDDVPGSRGLWSDAWHDLCRNPVFIVSALVILFLVTIAIWPQLIADGNPYQGDLAKAQEGPAPGHPFGYDLQGRDVYTRTVYGARASITVGICATAGAALLGSVLGGLAGFFGGWWDALLSRLADVFFGIPILLGGLVFLSVVTSGSVWPVVGFIVLLGWPQISRIARGSVVTVKQHDYVQAARALGAGSGRTLLRHIAPNAVAPVIVVATIALGTYIALEATLSFLGVGLKPPTVSWGIDISSASSQIRNAPHMLLWPAGALSITVLAFIMLGDAVRDALDPKLR
- a CDS encoding ABC transporter permease, translating into MSRYVLRRLLQMIPVFIGSTFLIFFMVYALGDPVAALFGDKAPDPATAARIREDLYLDEPLWSQYVHYMGQVFSGDFGTAFNGQPVTELMAGAFPVTLRLTVVAVVFEMALGVTLGVLSGLRRGRGLDTSVLLLTLVVVSIPTFVSGTVLQYLFGVRWGLARPSVSPEAPFLQLLLPGVVLGLVSLAYTTRLTRTSVVENARADYVRTAVAKGLPRRRIVTRHLLRNSLIPVVTFLGTDVGALMGGAIVTERIFNIHGVGFQLYQGILRQNSPTVVGFVTILVIVFLLANLLVDLLYAVLDPRIRYA
- a CDS encoding ABC transporter substrate-binding protein, coding for MRTASHRRRTRRTLGAGCATALVAVVALTATACGGGDSGSGSGIVRSSWGDPPNPLEPANTNEVQGGKVLDMIFRGLKTYDPRTGEAKDALADRITTSDQRNYTVTIKKGQHFANGEKVTARSFVDAWNYGALLDNKQRNAYFFEYIEGYDKVHPVSGSPTAKTLSGLRVKDDRTFTVRLTQKFSTWPKTLGYNAYVPLPRAFFTHHAAWLKRPVGNGPYEVRSYTKGAVMKLRAWDGYRGPDKARNKGVDLRVYTDSNTAYTDLQAGNLDLVDDVPAQQLKFVRADLGNRYINQPAGIIQTLTFPMYDSAWRGPAKAKLRRGISMAINREQITERIFRGTRTPASDWTSPVLRREGGYRPGLCGDACAYDPKRARKLIEAAGGLPGGRMTITYNADTGSHKDWVDAVCNSINTTLRSDRACVGKPVGTFADYRNRMAGKQMTGPFRAGWQMDYPLIQNFLQPLYYTGASSNDGHWSDTGFDRLVNQANAASATGAAITSFQDAEKILAEQMPAIPLWYQNGSAGYSERLSDVVLNQFSVPVYHQIKVS
- a CDS encoding ABC transporter ATP-binding protein, which codes for MAELEKNAAADRSDDIQDATPNVTEVDTFEGATEEAAVEALEAPVERGEPILQVRNLVKHFPLTQGILFKRQIGAVKAVDGVSFDLYQGETLGIVGESGCGKSTVAKLLMTLETATAGEVFYKGQDITRLSGRALRAVRRNIQMVFQDPYTSLNPRMTVGDIIGEPYEIHPEVAPKGDRRRKVQELLDVVGLNPEYINRYPHQFSGGQRQRIGIARGLALNPEIIICDEPVSALDVSVQAQVINLMEKLQDEFNLSYIFIAHDLSIVRHISDRVGVMYLGKMAEIGSDTEIYDHPTHPYTQALLSAVPVPDPESREGRERIILAGDVPSPANPPSGCRFRTRCWKAEDKCAKEVPLLAVPERFAGSDTPAAHESACHFAEEKDVVHA